The Halarchaeum grantii nucleotide sequence GTTCGGTCATCTACTCGAGGGTACGCCACGGGACAGTAAAGGGGTTACGCGGAGGGCGCTCGGCGCCGCGCGCACGACGTCGGCCGGGGCCGCCGACGCGTGGCTACCCCGTTCGGGCGGGGGCAGCGTCCTACTCGTCCGATGACGCCCGCACCTCCAGCGAACTCCCGAGGTACTTGTTCACGACCTCGTCGACGCTGTCGGCGCGGAACGCCGCCAGTTCCGCCGCGACCGCCTCCCGGAACGCCGTCCGGTAGGCGTCGTCCATCTCGAACGCCCGGTACTCGGCGTCCGCCACCGTGACGTCGAGGGCGTCCTCGGCGAGCTCGCGGAAGTGCGCGTCGTCGGCCAACTCGCCGCGCCAGAGGTGGTTTCGGAAGAACAGCCAGCCGTCCTCGCCGGGCGTCTCGGCCTCCCGGTAGAGCCGCGTCTCGAACTCGGTCGGGTCGACGGTGACGCCGCGCGTCGACGGGTCGAGGCGGACGCGGAGGGCGAAGACGTACCGCGCCTCCATCTACCGGAGCGCGTCGCACTCCGCGGCGAGTTCGAGGTCCTGCTCCGTGACGCCGCCCGCCTCGTGGCTCGTGAAGCGGACTTCGACCGTGTCGTACTCGATGACGATCGTCGGATGGTGGAACGCCTCGTCGGCGAGTTCGCCGACCTCGCTCGCGAACGCGACGCCCGCGAGGTAGTCGTCGAAGCCGTAGGTGCGGACGATTTCGTCGTCTTCGAGTTCCCACGCCGGCGGGAGACGGTCCTCGACCTCCTCGTCGCTCAGTGTCTCTGCCATACGTGTGGGGTCGCCGCCCAGCCCCAAAACCGTACTGTCCGCCTCGGCGCCTCAGTCGTCCTCGGTCTCGGCGGCCGCGAACCGTGCGGGCGGGCGCTCGTCGCCGAGACGGATGGGGTCCGCGTCCTCGATGTCGGGGTCGAAGAGCCGGATCGCCGTCGCGATCGTCTCCCAGTCGTCCTCGGCGGCGGCGTCCCGGAGGCTCTGGGTCGGCGCGGCGAGCATCTGGGAGACGAGCGCGTCCGCGAGCGACTCGACGACCTCGCGCTCGGCGTCGTCCACGCCGCCGTCGCCGTGCGATTCGAGCCGCGAGAGCGCCGTCGCGACCTCGCGGTCCTTCACGCGCTCCGCGCTCTCGTACATCCGCGCGATGACCGCGTCCGCGCGCTTGCGCTTGTACTGCGAGAGGAGGCGGTCGAACTCCTCGTCGATGATGGATTCGACGGCGAGCGCGGCGCTCGAACGGCGCTCTCGCGTCTCGTCCGTGACGTCCTCGAGGTCGTCGAGGTCGCGGACGGACGCCGCCTCGTGCTCGGCGACGGCGGGCGCGACGTCGCGTGGCTGGCCGAGGTCGACGTAGAAGGTCTCCCCGGCGCCGGTGGCCACGTCGGGCGTGACGACGGGGTCGTCGCTCCCCGTGGCCGCGACGACGACGTCGGCCTCGGTGAGCGTCTCCGGGAGCGCGTCGAGGCCGACCGCACGCCCCGGTGCGTCCAGATCCGAGACGATCCACTCGCCGTGCTCGGGCGTCCGGTTCGCGATGACGACTTCGGCGACGCCGGCGGCGTCGAACGCCCTCGCGGCGAGCGACCCCATCTCGCCCGCACCGATGACGGCGGCGGCCGCGTCCGCGACGTCGAGTTCGCGCTCCGCGAGGTTGACGGCGGCGCTCCCGAGGCTGACCACGCCCTCGTTGATGGCCGTCTCGTTGCGCGCGCGCTCGCCGACGCGGATCGCCTTCGTGACCCCCTCCTCGAGGACGGGGCCGATGGCGCCGGCGTCGACCGCGCTCTCGTAGGCCGAGCGGACCTGCCCGAGAATCTGGTCCTCCCCGAGGACGAGCGACTCGACGCCCGCCGCGACGCGCATCAGATGGCGGAGGCTCTCCTCGTGGCCGGTCTCGACGCTCGCGGCGTGCTCGGCGAGGCCGGTGGCGGCGAGCGCGCGCCGCCCCGTCTCGGGGTCGGCGGTGACGACGTACGCCTCGACGCGGTTGCAGGTCTGGAGCGCGTACGCCTCCTCGACGCCCGATTCGGCGCGTAGCGTGTCCAGTAGCGCCGCGACGCTCTCCGCGCGGGCGGCCTCGATGTCGTGGACGGTCGCCTCCGGGTGCGCGACCCGAACCCCCGAGACGACGCTCGTATTCCGATTCACGGTATGTGTTCCTCGTCGACGACGTCCGCGAGAGTTTCGTCCTCGCGTGGCCCGCCGGAGACGGCGTCCCCGGCGACGTCCGCGACCACCCGCCGCACGGCGTCGTCGACCTCTTGGTCGTCCTTGGTGTCTGCGCTACGTAAAGCCTTCCAAACCGGTTCCGAGCGCACGACAGCGCGGACGGCGTCGCGCCGTCGGCGGGGCGGGACGGCCGCGTCCTGCAGCGACTCGCGGAGCGCGGCGGTCAGCTCTGCCATCGCCCCCGCGCCCGTCACGGCGTCCTCGATTCGCTCGCGAAGGTGCTTCGCGAGCGCCGGACTCGACCCGCCCGTCGAGACGGCGACGGTCACCGGGTCGTCGCGCACCGTCGCGGGGACGGCGACGTCGTCGAACGCCCGGTCGCCCGCGTGGTCCGCGCGGTTCACGAGCGCGCCCGCCGAGCGGGCGGCTTCGACGGCCGCGTCGTTCACGTCGGCGTCGTCGGTCGCCGCGACGACGAGCGCCGGGTCGAGGCGCCCCACCCAGTCGTCGAGGGCGTCGGCGTCCGCCGCCGTCCGCACGAGTTCGGCGTCGCCGAAGTCGGCGTCCGCGAACGCGGGGCTGAGGACGATGACGCGGGCTTCGCGGGCGAACCGGCGGGCCTTGCGCGCCCCGACGGGGCCGCCGCCGACGACCAGCACCGCCTCCTCGGAGAAGTCGAGGGCGAGCGGTATCACGCGTGCTGTTCGGTCTCGTCGGCTTGCGCGGTGTTCGCGTCCGCGCGCTCGGCGATTCGGATACCCGTCTTCTTCAGGATGCGCGTCGAGAACAGCGTGTCCCAGTCCTCCGCGCCGACGTCCCAGTGCTCCGCCATCACGTCGCGGACCTGCTCGACGCGCGCCTCGCTCTCGGCCTCGCTGCGGCCGTGCGTCATCGCGAAGAAGTTGTACGGCCAGACGCCGTCGTGTCGCGGGCGCTCGTAGCAGTGCGTCACGAAGTCGAGCGACGCGACGGCGGGCCCGACCTCCGAGACGGCGTCGTCCGGGACGTCCCACACCGTCATGCCGTTCTCCGAGTAGCCGAGCGCGTAGTGGTTCGGGACGACGCCGACGCGTCGGACCTTCCCCTCGACGTTGAACTGTCGGATCGTCTCCACCACCCACTCGGGGTCGGCGCCGATGGCCTCGGCGACGTCCCGATACGGCGTCTCCGAGACCGGGAGACCGCCCTGAATCTCCACGACGAGGTCGCGCTGGGCGGGCGTCAGCGTCGTCGCGTCCGTCGGGCTCGGATTCGGCCCGAGGTGCGAGAGGTCGATGTCGACGCCCTCGAGCGGGCCCTCGACGGGGAACTTCGCCTCGACGCGGAACTCCTGCTGTTTCGGGAGGTCGTAGGTCGGCTGCCCCGTCTCCGCCTCGATCTCGTCGAGCACGTCGGGGGCGCGCTCTCGCTCCGCGACGGACACCACGAACCACATGTTGAGATGCGGGTGCGCGCGCTCGTAGTTGTGCGCGACCTCCCGGTGGGCGTTCACCGTCTCCGCGACCGCCTCGAAGCGCTCTTCGGGCGCGTGCATCGCGACGAGCGTCGCGTGCCCGCCGATCTCCTCGGCGTTGATGAGCGCGCCGAAGCGCGAGAGCGTCCCCGCCTCGACCATGCGACGAACGCGCTCGACGAGCGTCGGCGCATCGACGTCGATGCCCTGTGAGCGGAGCGCGTGGGCGGCCGGTTCGAACGGCCGCTGCACCACCGGAAACCCCCCCTGGAAGGCGTTCACGATGGCGCGGTCCGTGTCGTCGAGGTCCGCGTCGGTCATGGCCCGTAGTGGGGACTCACACAGTATAAGGGTTGAGTTCGGGCGTGCTAGTTTAACACACGGAGAGCGGGGGCTCTCCGGCTGCATCGGTTGGCCGCGCGTCGCGAGACGTGGCTCGCGGGTCGCACGCTCCCCGCTCACTCGTTCGTCCGGGCCGAGCGCCAGCGAGGGCCGGACGGGACCGTGAGCCCTTTAGCCCACACTCGCCTCTCCGCGAGTATGACGGAGACGGCGAACGCGGACCTCTATCGGCGCACTGTCGAACTCCTGAAACCGGGCGACATCACGCTTCACGGCGCGGTCGTCCACACCGACCTCGACGGCGAGGAGGAGAGCCTCCTCCACCAGCTCACCCTCGAGGCCGGCGACGTCGTCGCGGAGCACGCGGGCATCGAGGCGACGGACACCTACGTCTACTCCGGGAACGACGACGAGCGCTTCGGCGTCAACCAGCACCAGGGGCTCACCGTCGACGGCGACGAGTTCGTCTGGGAGTGCCAGCAGCTCATGCGCGAGACGACCTACGACCTCGTGCTCTACTGGGAGGCCGGCGACGACCTCGAAACGGTCGTTTCGGCCCTCGAAGCACTCGACGGCGCCGAGTCCGTCGTCGGGATCACCGAGGACGGGTGGGAGTGAACGCAGTTCCGTAGGAACCGCGAACGCCGCGAACGGGGAGGAACGACCCGTGAGCGGACGCGAGTCTAGCGTGCGTCGCTGACCGAGCGGAGGGCAAGGCTCATGGCGTCCGGCGCGCAACCGACACGTATGCTTCGAGGGTGGGTCAGGGCGCAGTTCGACGCCGCCTACGAGCACGTCCTCCGCCACGAGCTCTCGGGCGCGCCGGAGCACGTCGCCGTGATTCAGGACGGGAACCGGCGCTACGCCCGGGAGCGCGGCGACGACCCGAGCGACGGCCACCGCGCGGGCGCGCAGACCACCGAGGACGTCCTCGACTGGTGTGCGGAACTCGGCGTCGAGGAGCTCACTCTCTACGCGTTCTCCACCGAGAACTTCGACCGGCCGCCCGAGGAGCGCGAGCGTCTCTTCGACCTCCTCGAGCGCAAGCTCACGGAGTTCGCGGACGCCGAGCGCGTCCACGACCAGGAGGTGCGCATCCGCGCCATCGGCGAGACGTCGCGCCTCCCCGAGCGCGTCCGCGACGCGGTCGACTACGCGGAGCGCCGGACCGACAGCTACGACGGGTTCACGCTGAACATCGCGCTCGCGTACGGCGGGCGCGCGGAACTCCTCGGCGCCGCCCGCGACGTCGCGCGGGCCGTCGAGTCCGGCGACCTCTCCGCCGAGGACGTGGACGTCGCGACGATCGAGCGCCGCCTCCACGACGACCGCGTTCGGGACGTCGACCTCATCGTCCGCACCGGCGGCGACGAACGCACCTCGAACTTCCTGCCGTGGCACGCGAACGGCAACGAGGCCGCCGTCTTCTTCTGCACGCCCTACTGGCCGGAGTTCTCGAAGGTCGACTTCCTGCGCGCCATCCGCACCTACGAGTCCCGCGAGGCGTCGTGGCAGCGCGCGAAGGCCGAGCGCGCGCTCGCGCTCGTCCGCGCGTTCGGGAGCGTCGAGGTCCGCGAAGCGCGCGCCGTCCTCTCGCGCCTCCGCGAGTACGTCCCGGACGGCGTGGACGTCGACGTCGAGGGCGAGGAGAGCGCGAGCGCGGAGTAGGGCGCGTCGGGCGGACGGCACGCTCGCCGGCGCTCGGAAGATTCGCTACCGCTCATCTTCCGACCCATCGCGGGACGGACGTCCCGCTGGGTTTGGACGGTTCGCTCACTGGCGCTCGCTCACCGTCCGAACCGCCGCTGGCGGTCCTGATAGTCGCGGAGCGCGCGGAGGTAGTCCCTCGCGCGGAAGTCCCGCCAGTTGACGTCCGTGAAGTAGAGTTCGCTGTAGACGGACTGCCAGATCATGAAGTCGCTGAGGCGCTCGGCGCCGGTCTTGATGACGAGGTCGGGGTCGGCGGGGAAGACGAGGTGCTCCTCGACGGCGGCCTCGTCGACGGTCTCGGGGTCCGCGTCGCCGGCCTCGACGGCGTCGGCGATGGCGCGGACGGCCTCGGCGAACTCGTGTTTGCCGCCGAGGCCGACGCTGACCTGCACGGGCGCGTCGGCGCGTTCGGTGTCACCGGGGCCGCGAAGGGCGATGGGGTGGGGCGCGTCGAGCGCGGCGAGTTCGCGTTCGAGCGTCGGGACGACCGCGCGGTCGAGGACGCTGACGTAGACCGTGACCCGCTCGGCGCCGTGCTCGAAGGCGAGCGCGAGGAAGCGCTCGAGGGTGTCGTACGCGCCGTTCTCGAGCAGGTCGCGTTCGGTGATGACGAGCGCGACGTGCGCGGGCGTGGCGGCGTCGTCGCGGCGGACGACCCAATCGAGGTAGCGGTCGTAGAGGCCCACGACCGACAGGGGGAGCCGAGCGACCCTAAACCCCTCGCACGCGCTCGGTCGTTCGGGATTGTTAAGTACGCCGGCGGTGATACCCGCCGATAGTGACTCTCCCGCTCCGTCGGGCCGCCGCGTACGCGCTGGTTTCGACGCTCGCGCTCGCCGCGCCACTGCTCGGTCGGTTCACGGCGGCGCCGTTCGTCGTCGTCGCCGCGTTCGCGTTCGTCGTCACGGACGGGCCGGCGTTCCGCCTCTTCGCGTATCCGTGGGACGACGTGCAGGACCGCCTCTGGACGCTCCTCGGGTTCGCGCTCGCCGCGACGGGCCTCGGCGTGCTCGTCCCCGCCTTCGACCTCCCCGTGGGCGTGTTCGCGGCGGCGGTGCTCGCGGTCGGCTACGGGGACTTCGGGCGGCGCTTCGCCCTCGAGTACGTCGAGCGAGCGGTCGCGGGGAGCG carries:
- the lwrS gene encoding LWR-salt protein, which produces MEARYVFALRVRLDPSTRGVTVDPTEFETRLYREAETPGEDGWLFFRNHLWRGELADDAHFRELAEDALDVTVADAEYRAFEMDDAYRTAFREAVAAELAAFRADSVDEVVNKYLGSSLEVRASSDE
- a CDS encoding 4a-hydroxytetrahydrobiopterin dehydratase; this encodes MAETLSDEEVEDRLPPAWELEDDEIVRTYGFDDYLAGVAFASEVGELADEAFHHPTIVIEYDTVEVRFTSHEAGGVTEQDLELAAECDALR
- the hemA gene encoding glutamyl-tRNA reductase, giving the protein MNRNTSVVSGVRVAHPEATVHDIEAARAESVAALLDTLRAESGVEEAYALQTCNRVEAYVVTADPETGRRALAATGLAEHAASVETGHEESLRHLMRVAAGVESLVLGEDQILGQVRSAYESAVDAGAIGPVLEEGVTKAIRVGERARNETAINEGVVSLGSAAVNLAERELDVADAAAAVIGAGEMGSLAARAFDAAGVAEVVIANRTPEHGEWIVSDLDAPGRAVGLDALPETLTEADVVVAATGSDDPVVTPDVATGAGETFYVDLGQPRDVAPAVAEHEAASVRDLDDLEDVTDETRERRSSAALAVESIIDEEFDRLLSQYKRKRADAVIARMYESAERVKDREVATALSRLESHGDGGVDDAEREVVESLADALVSQMLAAPTQSLRDAAAEDDWETIATAIRLFDPDIEDADPIRLGDERPPARFAAAETEDD
- a CDS encoding precorrin-2 dehydrogenase/sirohydrochlorin ferrochelatase family protein; amino-acid sequence: MIPLALDFSEEAVLVVGGGPVGARKARRFAREARVIVLSPAFADADFGDAELVRTAADADALDDWVGRLDPALVVAATDDADVNDAAVEAARSAGALVNRADHAGDRAFDDVAVPATVRDDPVTVAVSTGGSSPALAKHLRERIEDAVTGAGAMAELTAALRESLQDAAVPPRRRRDAVRAVVRSEPVWKALRSADTKDDQEVDDAVRRVVADVAGDAVSGGPREDETLADVVDEEHIP
- a CDS encoding Lrp/AsnC family transcriptional regulator, with amino-acid sequence MTDADLDDTDRAIVNAFQGGFPVVQRPFEPAAHALRSQGIDVDAPTLVERVRRMVEAGTLSRFGALINAEEIGGHATLVAMHAPEERFEAVAETVNAHREVAHNYERAHPHLNMWFVVSVAERERAPDVLDEIEAETGQPTYDLPKQQEFRVEAKFPVEGPLEGVDIDLSHLGPNPSPTDATTLTPAQRDLVVEIQGGLPVSETPYRDVAEAIGADPEWVVETIRQFNVEGKVRRVGVVPNHYALGYSENGMTVWDVPDDAVSEVGPAVASLDFVTHCYERPRHDGVWPYNFFAMTHGRSEAESEARVEQVRDVMAEHWDVGAEDWDTLFSTRILKKTGIRIAERADANTAQADETEQHA
- a CDS encoding DUF5778 family protein → MTETANADLYRRTVELLKPGDITLHGAVVHTDLDGEEESLLHQLTLEAGDVVAEHAGIEATDTYVYSGNDDERFGVNQHQGLTVDGDEFVWECQQLMRETTYDLVLYWEAGDDLETVVSALEALDGAESVVGITEDGWE
- the uppS gene encoding polyprenyl diphosphate synthase produces the protein MLRGWVRAQFDAAYEHVLRHELSGAPEHVAVIQDGNRRYARERGDDPSDGHRAGAQTTEDVLDWCAELGVEELTLYAFSTENFDRPPEERERLFDLLERKLTEFADAERVHDQEVRIRAIGETSRLPERVRDAVDYAERRTDSYDGFTLNIALAYGGRAELLGAARDVARAVESGDLSAEDVDVATIERRLHDDRVRDVDLIVRTGGDERTSNFLPWHANGNEAAVFFCTPYWPEFSKVDFLRAIRTYESREASWQRAKAERALALVRAFGSVEVREARAVLSRLREYVPDGVDVDVEGEESASAE
- a CDS encoding undecaprenyl diphosphate synthase family protein; protein product: MGLYDRYLDWVVRRDDAATPAHVALVITERDLLENGAYDTLERFLALAFEHGAERVTVYVSVLDRAVVPTLERELAALDAPHPIALRGPGDTERADAPVQVSVGLGGKHEFAEAVRAIADAVEAGDADPETVDEAAVEEHLVFPADPDLVIKTGAERLSDFMIWQSVYSELYFTDVNWRDFRARDYLRALRDYQDRQRRFGR